A portion of the Arcobacter arenosus genome contains these proteins:
- a CDS encoding GGDEF domain-containing protein gives MELKIGNLSKIMFSSLLKRFRQNIALHLLTTIFSFYFLVAVLVTVVQLYKEYEDTKAKFYKEIQTLPATFNRGIVDSVWTYNKELLQSILLGMHNLPIVVGIKVESIDHKMDFKIGAVLNEKNEISYYDSSGKITEQKEFGLGTNTLFKHEFPMEYTGVAFEQKVPLGQVTLYSNNQLVFDRVKYGFILILINSIIKTIALWFIIYYFIRKYLGQPLEEFTTKIRKQDIHSPQTIDLNIPWTDTNELFVLKDSYNQMITRLNKHKVLSITDKLTGVFNRLKLDEALNDEFNRSSRFKSNFGVIIIDIDYFKKINDTFGHLVGDQVLIEFAKILETNIRKIDVLGRWGGEEFMIICPETNFQGTIKVAQSLREIISEYEFLTVNKINASFGVSAYNKDDENIDKIIARADSALYKAKVNGRNRVEG, from the coding sequence ATGGAATTAAAGATTGGCAATCTAAGTAAAATTATGTTTAGCTCTTTATTAAAACGTTTCCGTCAAAATATTGCATTACATTTACTGACTACTATTTTTAGTTTTTATTTTTTAGTTGCAGTTCTTGTAACTGTAGTTCAACTTTATAAAGAGTATGAAGACACTAAAGCTAAATTCTACAAGGAAATCCAAACCTTACCAGCTACTTTTAATAGAGGTATTGTTGACTCAGTTTGGACATATAATAAAGAGTTATTACAATCTATTTTATTAGGTATGCATAATTTACCTATTGTAGTGGGTATTAAAGTTGAATCAATTGATCATAAAATGGATTTCAAAATAGGAGCAGTTTTAAATGAAAAAAATGAGATAAGCTATTATGATTCTTCAGGAAAAATAACAGAGCAAAAAGAGTTTGGGTTAGGTACGAATACACTGTTTAAACATGAATTTCCTATGGAATATACAGGAGTGGCTTTTGAACAAAAAGTGCCCTTAGGTCAAGTTACACTATACTCAAATAATCAACTAGTATTTGATAGAGTTAAATACGGTTTTATTCTTATTTTAATCAATTCGATTATCAAAACAATTGCACTATGGTTTATTATATATTACTTTATAAGAAAATATTTAGGACAACCTTTAGAGGAGTTTACTACTAAAATACGTAAACAAGATATACATTCTCCGCAAACTATTGATTTAAATATTCCTTGGACAGATACAAATGAATTATTTGTATTAAAAGATAGTTATAATCAGATGATAACACGTTTAAATAAGCACAAAGTCCTTAGTATTACAGATAAGTTAACAGGAGTTTTTAATAGACTAAAACTTGATGAAGCACTAAATGACGAATTTAATCGTAGTAGTCGTTTCAAAAGTAACTTTGGAGTAATTATTATAGATATTGATTACTTCAAAAAAATCAATGATACTTTTGGTCATTTAGTTGGGGATCAAGTACTTATTGAATTTGCTAAAATACTTGAGACAAATATTCGTAAAATTGATGTCTTAGGACGTTGGGGAGGAGAAGAGTTTATGATAATATGTCCAGAAACTAATTTTCAAGGTACTATAAAAGTAGCCCAGTCTCTTCGTGAAATAATTAGTGAATATGAGTTTCTAACTGTTAATAAAATTAATGCAAGCTTTGGTGTATCAGCATATAATAAAGATGATGAGAATATAGATAAAATCATTGCACGTGCAGATAGTGCTTTATATAAAGCAAAAGTAAATGGTAGAAATAGAGTTGAAGGGTAA
- a CDS encoding substrate-binding periplasmic protein yields the protein MKSLKKKLTIGVFSLSILFPLYLFSDTLRIATDEWCPYDCLAGQNDGKVGYLGDLLVETMKSRGHKVEFVEVSYTRGLELVREGKLDGTMACFREEAPDFIFPDFALGKSNSTFFSLKNSTWEYTGTKSLKEAKMIGIIDGYDYVDPTVMEYINKNPKNVLAIKGEKPLERLLEMLINGRITTIIEDKSVLEYKINQMGKADLIKVAGVTDVVIDVFASFSPKKENSKEYAKILSEETIKMREDGRLKVLLDKYGIKDWQSK from the coding sequence ATGAAAAGTTTAAAAAAGAAATTAACTATTGGAGTATTTAGCTTAAGCATACTATTCCCACTATATCTATTTTCAGACACACTAAGAATAGCTACAGATGAATGGTGCCCTTATGATTGTTTAGCAGGACAAAATGATGGAAAAGTTGGTTATTTAGGTGATTTATTAGTTGAGACTATGAAATCAAGAGGTCATAAAGTAGAGTTTGTAGAAGTTAGTTATACTCGTGGTTTAGAATTAGTACGAGAAGGAAAACTAGATGGCACTATGGCTTGTTTTAGAGAAGAGGCACCTGATTTTATTTTTCCAGATTTTGCTCTTGGGAAAAGTAACAGTACTTTTTTTAGTCTTAAAAACTCTACTTGGGAATACACAGGAACAAAATCTCTAAAAGAAGCCAAAATGATTGGAATAATTGATGGCTATGACTATGTTGACCCAACTGTAATGGAATATATAAATAAAAATCCAAAAAATGTTTTAGCAATAAAAGGTGAAAAACCATTAGAAAGATTATTAGAAATGTTGATTAATGGTCGTATAACAACAATCATTGAAGACAAAAGTGTTTTAGAATATAAAATCAATCAAATGGGGAAAGCTGATTTGATAAAAGTAGCTGGTGTGACAGATGTAGTAATTGACGTATTTGCTAGTTTCTCACCTAAAAAAGAAAACTCAAAAGAGTATGCCAAAATTTTATCTGAAGAAACTATAAAAATGAGAGAAGATGGAAGATTAAAAGTTTTATTAGATAAATATGGAATTAAAGATTGGCAATCTAAGTAA
- a CDS encoding helix-turn-helix domain-containing protein → MSSNISIDLTKDMERFLKSKSKEFNLSIEDTLKEILSQQIDSRLDLGKGFYYDKVVKKVFDKKNNDVGLTKTQMSIFHTLLKNRNTIVDVETIKKNAWKDKNTSIFTLRNMIKQIRDKTFYGLIKSHSSRGYSAGF, encoded by the coding sequence ATGAGCAGTAATATTTCAATAGATTTAACTAAAGACATGGAAAGGTTTTTAAAAAGTAAATCAAAAGAGTTTAATTTAAGTATTGAAGATACTTTAAAAGAGATTTTAAGTCAACAAATTGATAGTAGACTTGATTTAGGAAAAGGTTTTTACTATGATAAGGTAGTAAAAAAAGTTTTTGATAAAAAGAATAATGATGTAGGGTTAACAAAAACTCAAATGTCAATTTTCCATACACTATTAAAAAACAGAAACACTATTGTTGATGTTGAAACAATTAAAAAGAATGCATGGAAAGATAAAAATACATCAATCTTTACACTTAGAAACATGATTAAGCAAATTAGAGATAAAACTTTCTATGGACTTATCAAAAGCCACTCAAGTAGAGGTTATTCAGCAGGTTTCTAA
- a CDS encoding ABC transporter ATP-binding protein → MEKIDLKYLWNLLLDKKKTLILGQIVTIIAILISVPIPLMLPALVDEVLLKKPDFFVNSIDFVFGGGDAFYYIAIITIVVIFLRFIHFVFTVIITKIFTSIAKYVTFKIREKLLNYLKKVSMNEYESLGNGAISANLITDVNTLDDFIIKSASKFISSVLSLIAVSIVMIAIHPILGLMILLIQPIIILMSKKISKQVGVLKKEENQSIEEFQDNIGESLELFGQIKASNKENYFINESIKKANKIQQTSNEYNYKSVAYERFSFTIFLIAFEILRASGLLMVVYSDLSIGMMFAMFGYIWFIMTPVQDILSMQYSYTTATAALNRINKILNLQCEDNGKERLLKEKGVHIQLKNMFFSYNIEKPLLEDISIDIKPKENVALIGASGSGKTTLAQVLAGFYSKTKGDIKYNNISIDNLDRNSLRDEIFLVLQMPILFNNTLRFNITMGDESISDEEIFKALEIAQLKDTVLQMSNKLDTLVGKHGIRLSGGQRQRLSIARMIISNPSVVIFDESTSALDVHTEAKLFSALIPILEDKTVITIAHRLSTVKNANKIYVLDNGKIVQSGTHEELEEEEGHYLEFVKNQLV, encoded by the coding sequence ATGGAAAAAATAGATTTAAAATACTTATGGAACCTTTTACTAGATAAGAAAAAAACACTTATTTTAGGTCAAATTGTAACTATTATTGCAATTTTAATAAGTGTTCCAATTCCATTAATGCTTCCTGCCCTAGTAGATGAAGTACTTTTAAAAAAACCAGATTTTTTTGTAAATAGTATAGATTTTGTATTTGGTGGTGGAGATGCTTTTTATTATATTGCAATAATTACTATAGTAGTAATTTTTTTAAGATTTATACATTTTGTGTTTACTGTCATCATTACAAAAATTTTTACTTCAATTGCTAAATATGTAACTTTTAAAATAAGAGAGAAATTACTTAATTACTTAAAAAAAGTATCAATGAATGAATATGAAAGTTTAGGAAATGGTGCAATTTCTGCAAATTTAATTACTGATGTAAATACTTTAGATGATTTTATTATAAAAAGTGCAAGTAAATTTATCTCATCTGTATTAAGTTTAATAGCAGTTTCAATAGTAATGATTGCCATTCATCCAATTTTAGGATTAATGATTCTTCTAATACAACCAATAATAATACTAATGTCAAAAAAGATTTCTAAACAAGTTGGTGTTTTAAAAAAGGAAGAGAATCAATCAATTGAAGAGTTTCAAGATAATATTGGTGAATCATTAGAGTTATTTGGACAAATAAAAGCGAGTAATAAAGAAAACTACTTTATTAATGAATCAATAAAAAAAGCAAATAAAATCCAACAAACATCAAACGAATACAATTATAAAAGTGTAGCCTATGAAAGATTTTCATTTACTATATTTTTAATAGCCTTTGAGATATTAAGAGCTAGTGGTTTACTAATGGTTGTTTATAGTGATTTAAGTATTGGTATGATGTTTGCTATGTTTGGTTATATCTGGTTTATTATGACACCTGTTCAAGATATACTTTCAATGCAATACTCTTATACAACTGCAACTGCAGCTTTAAATAGAATAAATAAAATTCTAAATCTTCAATGTGAAGATAATGGTAAGGAAAGATTATTAAAAGAAAAAGGTGTTCATATACAATTAAAAAATATGTTTTTTTCCTATAATATTGAAAAACCATTATTAGAAGATATATCAATAGATATAAAACCTAAGGAGAATGTTGCACTAATTGGTGCAAGTGGAAGTGGAAAGACTACACTTGCACAGGTTCTTGCAGGATTTTATTCAAAAACTAAAGGCGATATTAAATATAATAATATAAGTATAGATAATTTAGATAGAAACTCTTTAAGAGATGAGATATTTTTAGTGCTTCAAATGCCTATTTTATTTAATAACACACTTAGGTTTAATATCACTATGGGGGATGAATCTATAAGTGATGAAGAAATTTTTAAAGCCTTAGAAATAGCTCAATTAAAAGATACTGTATTGCAAATGAGTAATAAGCTTGATACTTTAGTTGGTAAACATGGTATTAGATTAAGCGGAGGACAAAGACAAAGGTTATCAATAGCTAGAATGATTATATCTAACCCTTCTGTTGTAATCTTTGATGAATCTACCTCTGCACTTGATGTTCATACAGAAGCGAAGCTTTTCAGTGCTCTTATACCAATACTTGAAGATAAAACTGTAATAACAATTGCCCATAGACTAAGTACAGTTAAAAATGCAAATAAAATCTATGTTTTAGATAATGGGAAAATTGTTCAAAGTGGAACCCATGAAGAGTTAGAAGAGGAAGAAGGACACTATTTAGAATTTGTAAAAAATCAATTAGTGTAA
- the ectA gene encoding diaminobutyrate acetyltransferase → MEKLEIYLKKPKKSFSKMIFNLVKSTKVLDVNSEYLYLLQTTHFAKTCSVAILDKKVVGFVSGYRLPDKPNTLFIWQVAVDSKLRGQNLAKKMMLNILKRKENLDLNYIHTTVSPSNKASVRAFEKLSGDLKTKMISKSFFEKEDFINQHEEEVLYEIGPFKIKEKNENI, encoded by the coding sequence TTGGAAAAATTAGAAATATATTTGAAAAAACCAAAGAAAAGTTTTTCAAAGATGATTTTCAATCTTGTTAAAAGTACTAAGGTTTTAGATGTAAATTCTGAATATTTATATCTACTTCAAACTACACATTTTGCAAAAACTTGTTCAGTTGCAATATTGGATAAAAAAGTTGTTGGTTTTGTATCTGGTTATAGATTACCTGATAAACCAAATACTCTTTTTATTTGGCAAGTTGCAGTTGATAGTAAATTAAGAGGACAAAATTTAGCAAAAAAAATGATGTTAAATATTTTAAAAAGAAAAGAAAATCTTGATTTGAACTACATACACACTACGGTTTCACCAAGTAACAAAGCTTCAGTTAGAGCTTTTGAAAAACTTTCAGGTGATTTAAAAACAAAAATGATTTCTAAAAGCTTTTTTGAAAAAGAAGATTTTATAAATCAGCATGAAGAAGAGGTTCTATATGAAATAGGACCATTTAAAATAAAGGAAAAAAATGAGAATATTTGA
- the ectB gene encoding diaminobutyrate--2-oxoglutarate transaminase has product MRIFENLESEVRGYIRSFPTIFETSKGAILTNEQGEDFIDFFAGAGTLNYGHNNEHITKALIEYLQGNGVVHGLDMATSAKKEFLQTFQDTILTPRNLDYKVQFTGPTGTNAVETALKLARLVKGRSNVVSFTNGFHGLTQGSSSVTGNNDYRDESYISRSNVTFMPFDGYFGDINTISIFRKFLEDSSSGLDIPAAVIVETIQGEGGINVASKEWLQELEALCREYDILLIIDDIQVGNGRTGEFFSFEFAGINPDIVTISKSIGGGLPMALVLLKPDLDQWKPGEHTGTFRGNNLAFVAAKVAIEQYWQNDDLSNAVKYKEKLLKDNLQRIADKYKDTFDVEVRGRGMAYGFEIKGDNSVAGEISSYAFEEKLIVETCGSENQIVKFLPPLIIDEDTLLEGLERLDSAIAKLIADKKEKLTGEF; this is encoded by the coding sequence ATGAGAATATTTGAAAATCTTGAGTCTGAAGTAAGAGGTTATATTAGAAGTTTCCCAACAATATTTGAAACTTCAAAAGGAGCAATTTTAACTAATGAACAAGGTGAGGATTTTATTGACTTTTTTGCTGGAGCAGGTACTTTAAATTATGGACATAATAATGAACATATTACAAAAGCTTTAATAGAATATTTACAAGGAAATGGAGTTGTTCATGGCCTTGATATGGCTACAAGTGCAAAAAAAGAGTTTTTACAAACTTTTCAAGATACAATCTTAACACCTAGAAATCTTGATTATAAAGTTCAATTTACTGGACCAACAGGGACAAATGCAGTTGAAACAGCTTTAAAACTTGCAAGACTTGTGAAGGGTAGATCAAATGTAGTTTCATTTACAAATGGTTTCCATGGTTTAACTCAAGGTTCATCGTCTGTTACTGGAAATAATGATTATAGAGATGAAAGTTATATTAGTAGATCAAATGTAACATTTATGCCATTTGATGGATATTTTGGGGATATAAATACTATATCTATTTTTAGAAAATTCTTAGAGGATAGTAGTAGTGGTTTAGATATTCCAGCAGCTGTTATTGTTGAAACAATTCAAGGTGAAGGTGGTATTAATGTTGCTTCAAAAGAGTGGCTACAAGAGCTAGAAGCACTTTGTAGAGAGTATGATATTTTATTAATTATTGATGATATTCAAGTTGGAAATGGTAGAACGGGTGAATTTTTTTCATTTGAGTTTGCTGGAATAAATCCTGACATTGTAACTATATCAAAATCTATTGGTGGTGGTTTACCAATGGCACTTGTATTATTGAAGCCAGATTTAGACCAATGGAAACCAGGAGAGCATACAGGTACATTTAGAGGTAATAACTTAGCTTTTGTAGCAGCAAAAGTAGCTATTGAGCAATATTGGCAAAATGATGATTTATCAAATGCAGTTAAATATAAAGAGAAACTATTAAAAGATAATTTACAAAGAATTGCAGATAAATATAAAGATACTTTTGACGTTGAAGTTCGAGGTAGAGGAATGGCATATGGATTTGAAATCAAAGGTGACAATTCTGTCGCTGGTGAGATATCAAGTTATGCTTTTGAAGAAAAACTAATTGTTGAAACTTGCGGTAGTGAAAATCAAATTGTTAAATTTTTACCACCATTGATTATTGATGAAGATACATTATTAGAAGGTTTAGAAAGATTAGATTCTGCAATTGCAAAACTAATAGCAGATAAAAAAGAAAAATTAACAGGAGAGTTTTAA
- a CDS encoding ectoine synthase, which yields MIVKDINKDVIGTDKEVFAEGGQWISRRMLLKDEGMGFSFHETIIKANTKTHIHYQNHLEAVYCVAGNGKIEDLATGETHEIYDGVMYALNNHDDHNLYGGTEDMRLICVFNPPIKGTEHHDENGVYPLED from the coding sequence ATGATTGTAAAAGATATTAATAAAGATGTAATAGGAACAGACAAAGAAGTTTTTGCCGAAGGTGGACAATGGATTAGTAGACGAATGCTTTTAAAAGATGAAGGTATGGGATTTTCATTTCATGAAACTATCATAAAAGCAAATACAAAAACTCATATTCACTACCAAAATCACTTAGAAGCAGTTTATTGTGTTGCTGGAAATGGGAAAATTGAAGATTTAGCAACAGGTGAAACCCATGAGATTTATGATGGAGTTATGTATGCACTTAATAATCATGATGACCATAATCTTTATGGTGGAACTGAAGATATGAGACTTATTTGTGTTTTTAATCCTCCAATTAAAGGGACTGAACACCATGATGAAAATGGAGTTTATCCTTTAGAAGACTAG
- a CDS encoding aspartate kinase, with the protein MNINIKVCKFGGSSVKDSIQIKKVLNIINSDERRKVIVVSAPGRDEKYDEKITDHLLNIATNGEHFFSSKIAITVKQSHQVVIEKFEKLCTDLSIDKKLIIDDLKKDLENKTLEGQKKEAFFLSRGEHYNAKIISTFMKNSGLNIKLMLPEDFGFILDDNYCDGKVLPQTHKNIEEKFALNNSEIFIVPGFYGITEENEIAVMSRGGSDLTGGELAYALDADIYENWTDTDGVYEVDPRIIKGANVIPRLTFKELRLLSSKGFNVFHFNAMLNCKKSKIPINIRNTNNPNNDGTLILNERVPMEDLVGIAKLDNMAAIHIQKDMLGDEIGFTAELLKIFGEFNINTHHYPTDKDDISILVEQKDLEGNINNLRRHIEKRLKTTCIYVKYNISIITLVGIKLKENAFSIVDAITALKENNIYFDMFDMSPSKISFHIGVAQNVADAALECLYKKLLKIG; encoded by the coding sequence ATGAATATTAATATAAAAGTTTGTAAATTTGGTGGAAGTTCTGTAAAAGATTCAATACAGATAAAAAAAGTACTAAATATTATAAACTCTGATGAAAGAAGAAAAGTAATAGTTGTCTCTGCCCCTGGCAGAGATGAAAAATATGATGAAAAAATCACTGATCATTTATTAAATATTGCAACTAATGGTGAGCATTTCTTTTCAAGTAAAATTGCTATTACAGTAAAACAAAGTCATCAAGTTGTTATTGAAAAATTTGAAAAATTATGTACTGATTTAAGTATAGATAAAAAACTAATAATTGATGATTTAAAAAAAGATTTAGAAAATAAAACCTTAGAAGGGCAAAAAAAAGAAGCCTTTTTCTTATCTCGTGGGGAACATTATAATGCAAAAATAATCTCTACTTTTATGAAAAATAGTGGACTAAATATTAAACTAATGTTACCTGAAGATTTTGGTTTTATTTTAGATGATAATTATTGTGATGGAAAGGTTCTTCCCCAAACACATAAAAATATAGAAGAGAAATTTGCTCTTAACAATAGCGAAATTTTTATAGTCCCAGGTTTTTATGGGATAACTGAAGAAAACGAAATCGCAGTTATGAGTAGGGGAGGTTCTGATTTAACAGGTGGAGAATTAGCTTATGCTTTAGATGCTGATATTTATGAAAATTGGACAGATACTGATGGTGTATATGAAGTTGACCCTAGAATAATTAAAGGGGCAAATGTAATACCTAGACTTACATTTAAAGAGTTAAGGCTTTTAAGTTCAAAGGGATTTAATGTTTTTCATTTTAACGCTATGTTAAATTGCAAAAAAAGTAAGATTCCAATCAACATTAGAAATACAAACAATCCAAACAATGATGGTACTTTGATTTTAAATGAAAGAGTTCCTATGGAGGATTTAGTTGGTATTGCAAAACTTGATAATATGGCTGCAATTCATATTCAAAAGGATATGTTAGGTGATGAGATTGGCTTTACTGCTGAACTTTTAAAAATCTTTGGTGAGTTTAATATAAATACACATCACTATCCAACTGACAAAGATGATATCTCTATACTAGTTGAACAAAAAGATTTAGAAGGAAATATAAATAATTTAAGAAGACATATAGAAAAAAGATTAAAAACAACTTGTATTTATGTAAAATATAATATCTCTATAATTACATTAGTTGGGATTAAATTGAAAGAAAATGCCTTTTCTATTGTTGATGCTATAACTGCACTTAAAGAAAACAATATATATTTTGATATGTTTGATATGAGTCCATCTAAAATCTCATTTCATATAGGCGTTGCACAAAATGTTGCAGATGCAGCCTTAGAATGTCTATATAAAAAACTTCTTAAAATAGGGTAG
- a CDS encoding tetratricopeptide repeat protein, producing the protein MKRLLLLILISSLYLFANIKNVENEKNLKEKINTLEKPLYTPFVENYILNEIKQLREENRDLKVELHKTLAKKEIEMSSNVINYATSTINNMFYIIAAASSILVIIGWSSIKDINDKIKNMVDEKTSKTIQKYEEKMAGFEQDLAKRARQVKHNENEIKIMNTIHSLWLRASQETTPTGKIEAYDEILDIRPNEVEALIYKADAVLDIGEANWSLNLVNQALLIDKNYPSAYFQRAKAYAVLEYEDSAIDDLQKAIQLNEEYATKIETEEEFEGILKNERVKQIVV; encoded by the coding sequence ATGAAAAGATTATTACTTTTAATTCTTATTAGTTCACTTTATTTGTTTGCTAATATAAAAAATGTTGAAAATGAAAAAAATCTAAAAGAAAAAATAAATACCTTAGAAAAACCTCTATATACTCCTTTTGTAGAAAATTATATTTTGAATGAGATTAAGCAATTAAGGGAAGAAAATAGGGATTTAAAGGTTGAACTACATAAAACCTTAGCTAAAAAAGAGATTGAGATGTCTTCAAATGTAATTAATTATGCAACATCAACAATAAATAATATGTTTTATATTATTGCTGCAGCCAGTTCTATTTTGGTAATTATTGGATGGAGTTCAATTAAAGATATTAATGACAAAATTAAAAATATGGTTGATGAAAAAACTTCAAAAACAATCCAAAAATATGAAGAAAAAATGGCAGGTTTTGAGCAAGATTTAGCAAAAAGAGCAAGACAAGTTAAACATAATGAAAATGAAATCAAGATTATGAATACCATTCACTCTTTATGGCTTAGAGCTTCTCAAGAAACTACTCCTACAGGAAAAATTGAAGCCTATGATGAGATTTTAGATATTAGACCAAATGAAGTTGAGGCTTTAATTTATAAAGCTGATGCTGTATTAGATATAGGTGAAGCAAATTGGTCATTAAATCTCGTAAACCAAGCTTTACTTATAGATAAAAACTATCCAAGCGCTTATTTTCAAAGAGCAAAAGCTTATGCAGTTTTAGAGTATGAAGATAGTGCAATAGATGACTTACAAAAAGCAATTCAGTTAAATGAAGAATATGCAACTAAAATAGAAACTGAAGAGGAATTTGAAGGTATCTTAAAAAATGAAAGAGTAAAACAAATAGTGGTATAA
- a CDS encoding DUF1104 domain-containing protein, whose protein sequence is MKKILVTILITVFLSPLYAVDYSEMSTQELIVIMGYVKKQNEEKFKKELKERVPTMNAKEKAKYQENLKKMKNKK, encoded by the coding sequence ATGAAAAAAATTTTAGTAACAATTTTAATAACAGTTTTTTTATCTCCACTTTATGCAGTTGATTATTCAGAAATGAGTACTCAAGAGTTAATAGTAATTATGGGGTATGTTAAAAAACAAAATGAAGAAAAATTTAAAAAAGAATTGAAAGAAAGAGTTCCAACTATGAATGCCAAAGAAAAGGCAAAATATCAAGAAAATCTCAAAAAGATGAAAAACAAAAAATGA
- a CDS encoding response regulator transcription factor — protein MKTRLLLLEDDLTLSETVVDYFEEQGFEVRAVYDGDEANDVIYEEKFDIFLLDVNVPSLNGFELLKSVREQGNTTPAIFITSLNSMNSLEEGFESGCDDYIRKPFELKELLLRVQTIIKREFSNKKETIINLGESVTFDTNTNEVKKDGEVVALNFKELKLLKFFLQNQDELLVHERIFDFVWDYDEEPSDNSLRTYIKNLRKVLGKDRIVSLKKLGYRFNSK, from the coding sequence ATGAAAACTAGACTATTACTCCTTGAGGATGATTTAACATTAAGTGAAACTGTAGTTGATTATTTTGAAGAGCAGGGCTTTGAAGTAAGAGCTGTATATGACGGAGATGAAGCAAACGATGTTATATATGAGGAGAAGTTTGATATATTTTTACTTGATGTAAATGTTCCATCTTTAAATGGTTTTGAACTATTAAAGTCTGTAAGAGAACAAGGAAACACAACTCCAGCTATATTTATAACTTCATTAAACTCTATGAACTCTTTAGAAGAGGGCTTTGAAAGTGGTTGTGATGATTACATAAGAAAACCTTTTGAGTTAAAAGAGCTTTTACTTAGGGTTCAAACTATTATAAAAAGAGAGTTTTCTAATAAAAAAGAAACAATTATAAATCTTGGTGAATCAGTTACTTTTGATACAAATACAAATGAAGTAAAAAAAGATGGGGAAGTTGTGGCTTTAAATTTTAAAGAATTAAAGCTTTTAAAGTTTTTTCTTCAAAATCAAGATGAGTTATTAGTTCATGAAAGAATATTTGACTTTGTTTGGGATTATGATGAGGAACCAAGTGATAACTCCCTAAGAACCTATATTAAAAACTTGAGAAAAGTGTTAGGAAAAGATAGAATTGTTAGTCTTAAAAAGCTTGGATATAGATTTAACTCAAAGTGA
- a CDS encoding sensor histidine kinase, translating to MQEYSNDFIFRLKDLHINFDKYKFYPRDERYNSAIYDSDRTLIFSTLESKKVNLDEISYTSNKKIHFIEEPESYYLGAKYVVLEIQDDGIWLEKLKKEIFIFVVIAFAFMTLLGYFLLRIFLKPMRDALHLLDRFIKDTTHELNTPISAIITNVEMIDTNSLDEKLSKKIKRIDIGAKTISNIYEDLTYLTLDNKIISQNENLDLSKIVHQRLEYFKTLADVKKIELIENIEEDVTIFCDVKKISKLIDNLLSNAIKYNKVKGFIKVTLTKKSLIVEDSGKGMTDSQVEQLFERYIRFDKSVGGFGIGLNIVSMIAKEYNFKTNVESEIKIGTKMELIWEN from the coding sequence ATGCAAGAGTATTCAAATGATTTTATCTTTAGATTAAAAGATTTACATATTAATTTTGATAAATATAAATTTTATCCTAGAGATGAAAGATATAATTCTGCTATTTATGATAGTGATAGAACTTTGATATTTTCAACCTTAGAATCAAAAAAAGTTAATCTTGATGAAATAAGTTATACAAGCAATAAAAAAATACATTTTATAGAAGAACCAGAATCTTATTATTTAGGAGCAAAATATGTTGTTTTGGAAATTCAAGATGATGGTATTTGGCTTGAAAAACTAAAAAAAGAGATATTTATTTTTGTTGTGATTGCATTTGCTTTTATGACTTTACTTGGATATTTTTTATTAAGAATTTTTTTAAAACCAATGAGGGATGCCTTACATCTTTTAGATAGATTTATTAAAGACACAACCCATGAGTTAAATACTCCAATTTCTGCAATTATTACAAATGTGGAGATGATTGATACAAATAGTTTAGATGAAAAATTATCTAAAAAAATAAAACGAATTGATATTGGTGCAAAAACAATATCAAATATATATGAAGATTTAACCTATTTAACTTTAGATAATAAGATTATTTCTCAAAATGAGAATTTAGATTTAAGTAAAATTGTTCACCAAAGGTTAGAATATTTTAAAACTCTTGCCGATGTTAAAAAAATAGAACTTATTGAAAATATTGAGGAAGATGTTACTATTTTTTGTGATGTTAAAAAAATCTCTAAACTTATAGATAACCTTTTATCAAATGCAATTAAATATAATAAAGTAAAAGGTTTTATAAAAGTAACCCTTACAAAAAAATCTTTGATTGTGGAAGATAGTGGGAAAGGTATGACTGATAGCCAAGTTGAACAACTTTTTGAAAGGTATATAAGGTTTGATAAGAGTGTAGGTGGCTTTGGAATAGGTTTAAATATTGTTTCTATGATTGCAAAAGAGTATAACTTTAAAACCAATGTAGAGTCAGAAATTAAAATTGGTACCAAAATGGAGCTAATATGGGAAAATTAA